Proteins from a single region of Anaerolineae bacterium:
- a CDS encoding glycosyltransferase family 39 protein gives MSTPAALKTLFLAFVLLAIGFNLANALGEAPDEDSHFGVIRNYIRRGLLQGGHQHEAFQPPLYYVLGSLLARPFDLSEARLWRNPDFVIGDPNSPPNLLIHTAAEDWPFAPWVWAWRILRFYSTLCVLIGLLATWKLARLVAPEEPLAGFLAVGLIGLSPGVLFVAAAVNNDNLAFALAALTLWQIARIVHGSDARRDWMLLGALLGAGYATKLSLLTLAAPTLIAWCLRAYKSAWARPLLSRAGYLAMGIAITGGWWALYLWVNHQEVIGLNRTWGFNPPRNDPILPSGWVAILLHTWRSYWLSYLQLRQPAWVYYGAWLLPILAVVGWIRRWRRRETSLDSRVLVVLAAQILAMGAAWLFWTTRVPGTDQARLLAPAYPAIAVLASMGMVYLWPRPWMRKLGVVLICFGLAGISLWTIFGVLRPHFAPPPTELAPSAPPQIAFGGELGLDYRITMEAIPLQIGQRIEIEARWRALAPIHRDLWVQWKLQPLQGDPLVVAFKSPSRGLYSTDRWPLGRVIRAHHTIVIPEGARPGVYRLIASVRPPDKAVWLPVLVEGQVIGEEIVLAEVMVVTP, from the coding sequence ATGTCCACGCCAGCGGCTTTGAAGACATTGTTTTTGGCTTTCGTGCTTCTGGCCATCGGCTTCAACCTGGCCAACGCGCTGGGAGAGGCGCCCGATGAGGATTCCCATTTCGGCGTCATCCGAAATTACATTCGCCGGGGCTTGCTGCAAGGTGGTCATCAGCATGAGGCCTTTCAGCCTCCCCTATACTACGTTCTCGGTTCCTTGCTTGCGCGGCCCTTCGATCTGAGTGAGGCCCGGCTCTGGCGCAATCCTGACTTCGTCATCGGCGACCCGAATTCGCCGCCCAATCTGCTGATCCACACGGCCGCCGAGGATTGGCCGTTCGCCCCTTGGGTGTGGGCCTGGCGCATTCTGCGCTTTTACTCTACGCTCTGCGTTCTGATCGGCCTCCTGGCGACCTGGAAGCTAGCCCGACTTGTGGCCCCCGAGGAGCCTTTGGCCGGGTTTTTGGCTGTGGGGTTGATCGGGCTATCGCCGGGCGTCCTCTTCGTCGCCGCCGCGGTCAACAACGATAATCTGGCGTTCGCCCTGGCCGCACTGACCCTATGGCAGATCGCGCGGATCGTTCATGGTTCTGATGCCCGTCGTGACTGGATGTTGCTGGGCGCGCTGCTAGGAGCTGGGTACGCCACGAAGCTCAGCCTGCTGACATTGGCAGCTCCCACGCTGATAGCGTGGTGCCTTCGCGCGTACAAGTCTGCATGGGCTCGCCCCCTGCTAAGCCGGGCCGGCTATCTAGCTATGGGGATCGCCATTACCGGCGGGTGGTGGGCTCTCTACTTGTGGGTGAATCATCAGGAGGTGATAGGCCTGAATCGCACCTGGGGATTCAACCCACCTCGGAACGATCCAATCCTTCCTTCGGGATGGGTGGCCATCCTTCTCCACACCTGGCGAAGCTACTGGCTCAGCTACCTTCAACTCAGGCAGCCGGCCTGGGTTTATTATGGTGCATGGCTACTTCCCATCCTCGCTGTGGTCGGATGGATTCGGCGATGGCGACGCCGTGAGACGAGCCTGGATTCGCGCGTGCTGGTGGTGCTTGCCGCTCAAATCCTTGCCATGGGCGCGGCCTGGCTCTTCTGGACGACTCGGGTGCCCGGCACCGATCAGGCACGTCTACTCGCTCCTGCGTACCCGGCTATCGCTGTTCTGGCCTCGATGGGCATGGTCTATCTTTGGCCGCGGCCATGGATGCGTAAGCTCGGCGTTGTCCTCATCTGCTTCGGTCTGGCAGGGATCAGCCTATGGACGATCTTTGGCGTGCTGCGCCCTCATTTCGCCCCACCCCCCACCGAGTTGGCCCCCTCTGCACCACCTCAGATCGCCTTCGGTGGTGAGCTGGGGCTGGACTACCGGATCACCATGGAGGCGATTCCGCTTCAGATCGGACAGCGAATTGAGATCGAAGCCCGCTGGCGGGCGTTAGCTCCGATCCATCGCGACCTGTGGGTTCAGTGGAAACTGCAGCCCTTGCAAGGAGACCCTCTAGTGGTCGCTTTCAAGTCTCCTTCTCGTGGCCTCTACAGCACGGACCGCTGGCCGCTAGGGCGAGTTATTCGTGCTCATCATACGATCGTAATACCGGAAGGGGCTAGGCCCGGGGTCTATCGCCTGATCGCCAGTGTGCGCCCGCCGGACAAAGCTGTTTGGCTGCCCGTCTTAGTCGAAGGCCAGGTCATCGGTGAGGAAATCGTCCTCGCAGAAGTGATGGTAGTAACACCCTAA
- a CDS encoding ABC transporter permease, translating to MLLRIKNLVIKEFIQLRRDRIFITFILLFPAVQLSLIAQSTSRGWNHLPIAIWDQDHSTASRQLITALDVTEELDVRYHPRSLAEANVLLTEGKATMVVVIPAGFSRDLTRPTRPPQVQIIVDGTNNILASTALGTAEGAITEFVRRLTRASPQFVEMPIELRAAVRFNPAMNVQYQAIPAQMGFIIYEVVLVVAATMLARERELGTLEQLAVTPLSRFELITGKAIPAAVLGLLNFAFMLGVMVYGFHVPMRGSLLLLFGVTLLFIAVEIGWGMLISAISRTQQQAILLVFIVAMTDVSLSGYMVPVKNMPAFLQAISILSALRHYLAALRAIALKGAGLSAIWPEVMALAGLAVAAGMASLALARSRWD from the coding sequence ATGCTGCTTCGGATCAAAAACCTGGTCATCAAAGAGTTCATCCAGCTTCGCCGTGATCGCATCTTCATCACGTTCATCTTGCTGTTCCCCGCTGTCCAGCTCAGCTTGATCGCCCAGTCCACCAGTCGCGGGTGGAATCACCTGCCTATAGCCATTTGGGATCAGGATCACTCCACAGCAAGCCGCCAACTTATTACAGCCTTGGACGTAACGGAAGAATTGGACGTCCGCTATCACCCCCGAAGCCTGGCTGAAGCAAACGTCTTGCTGACCGAGGGAAAGGCGACCATGGTGGTGGTGATCCCCGCCGGCTTCTCACGCGATTTGACACGGCCGACCCGTCCCCCTCAGGTTCAGATCATCGTGGATGGGACTAACAACATCCTGGCTAGCACCGCGCTAGGCACAGCCGAAGGAGCGATCACTGAATTTGTACGCCGGTTGACGAGAGCCTCTCCTCAATTTGTCGAAATGCCCATCGAGCTGCGCGCTGCTGTGCGATTCAACCCGGCGATGAATGTCCAGTATCAGGCGATCCCAGCCCAGATGGGCTTCATTATCTATGAGGTTGTATTGGTGGTGGCCGCTACGATGCTGGCCCGCGAGCGGGAGCTGGGCACGCTGGAGCAACTAGCCGTGACGCCGCTGAGCCGCTTCGAGCTGATCACGGGCAAGGCTATCCCGGCAGCCGTGCTGGGGCTTCTGAACTTCGCGTTTATGCTGGGCGTGATGGTCTACGGCTTTCACGTGCCCATGCGAGGTTCCCTGTTGCTGCTGTTCGGCGTCACCCTCCTCTTCATCGCGGTGGAGATCGGCTGGGGCATGTTGATCTCGGCTATCTCGCGTACGCAGCAGCAGGCGATCCTGTTGGTGTTCATTGTCGCCATGACCGATGTCAGCCTATCGGGCTACATGGTGCCGGTGAAGAACATGCCGGCGTTCCTACAGGCCATTTCTATCCTCTCCGCTCTTCGCCACTATCTGGCAGCCCTGCGCGCGATCGCCTTGAAGGGCGCAGGATTGAGCGCGATCTGGCCAGAGGTGATGGCACTGGCTGGACTGGCAGTAGCCGCAGGGATGGCCTCGTTGGCGTTGGCCCGCAGCCGATGGGACTGA
- a CDS encoding ABC transporter substrate-binding protein, protein MKSQAFLSMGLLVIVSLLAAACAPVAPAPAAPAPAETPTAPATPTAAPAAVAEFHGAWPYQVPPVGHFNRWVTNALTLGIYDSLMEQPLAMYIWADGSWMPLLGVEWEVQPPDAIVVKLRQGVKWSDGSDFTSEDVLVTYSIARLMNNVVWRYLGSVEAVDTHTVKFVMARPSSAVLRYVLREIPIVSRNNYGEWAKKVDELVAAGKDPESEEWQALLQEFNNYRPEKQIVSGPYMIDPASITEAQLTLVKVPTAWGADQVKFDKIVLYNGETPDVTPVVMAKEVDYATHGFPPATEKAFIEQGIRIIRPPIYSGPAIYFNHDIYPLNRVEVRQAIAYAVNRDDNAVISLGESAKPPVYMAGFSDNLVPLWISEADLAKFERYQYDTAKAEQILTGIGFKRDSDGVWVDDQGKRMEYELTVPAEFADWSAAAENLAEQLTAFGIKTTVRGVTFTQHPIEVNQGKFQLAIRAWGAGNPHPHFSFVQDLFTHNYVQAAEGKGMNYPLKQSVPDLGELDLEEMVVASAEGLDEAAQKETVTKLALAFNKLLPIVPLWERYGNNPALDGVRVTGWPPEGDPIYKNSPYSDSFVIIMILDGRLRPVAK, encoded by the coding sequence ATGAAGTCGCAAGCGTTCTTATCGATGGGGCTGCTAGTCATCGTCTCGCTGTTGGCAGCGGCCTGTGCACCTGTTGCGCCGGCGCCGGCCGCTCCTGCGCCTGCGGAGACACCGACTGCGCCGGCAACGCCTACGGCAGCTCCTGCAGCCGTTGCGGAGTTTCATGGCGCGTGGCCATATCAGGTGCCGCCGGTAGGACACTTCAACCGCTGGGTAACCAACGCCTTAACTTTGGGCATCTACGACTCATTGATGGAGCAGCCGTTGGCGATGTACATCTGGGCTGACGGCTCTTGGATGCCTCTGCTGGGCGTTGAGTGGGAGGTGCAGCCCCCAGATGCCATTGTGGTGAAGTTGCGCCAGGGGGTGAAGTGGAGCGATGGCTCGGATTTCACCTCGGAGGACGTGCTGGTCACTTACAGCATCGCCCGCCTGATGAACAACGTGGTATGGCGGTATCTAGGCTCGGTGGAGGCCGTGGATACTCATACCGTGAAGTTCGTCATGGCCCGCCCGTCGAGCGCTGTGTTGCGTTACGTGCTGCGGGAGATTCCCATCGTCTCTCGCAACAATTACGGCGAGTGGGCCAAGAAGGTGGATGAGCTGGTGGCAGCCGGCAAGGATCCCGAGTCTGAGGAATGGCAGGCGCTGCTTCAGGAGTTCAACAACTACCGCCCTGAGAAGCAGATCGTCTCCGGGCCATATATGATTGACCCCGCCAGCATCACCGAGGCCCAGTTGACGTTGGTGAAGGTCCCCACCGCCTGGGGCGCCGACCAGGTCAAATTCGACAAGATCGTCCTGTACAACGGTGAGACGCCTGACGTGACGCCGGTGGTCATGGCCAAGGAAGTAGATTATGCCACGCATGGCTTCCCGCCTGCGACCGAGAAAGCGTTCATAGAGCAGGGCATCCGCATCATCCGTCCGCCAATCTACTCTGGCCCGGCTATCTACTTCAACCACGATATTTATCCGCTCAACCGGGTCGAAGTGCGCCAGGCTATCGCCTACGCTGTCAACCGGGATGACAACGCGGTGATCTCTCTTGGTGAGTCGGCCAAGCCACCTGTATACATGGCCGGCTTTAGCGACAACCTGGTGCCGCTCTGGATCTCCGAGGCTGACCTGGCTAAGTTCGAGCGATACCAATACGACACGGCCAAGGCCGAGCAGATCTTGACTGGCATCGGCTTTAAGCGCGACAGCGATGGCGTCTGGGTGGATGACCAGGGCAAGCGCATGGAGTACGAGCTGACGGTGCCGGCGGAGTTTGCGGACTGGTCGGCCGCGGCGGAGAACCTGGCCGAACAGTTGACCGCCTTTGGCATCAAGACCACCGTTCGCGGCGTGACGTTCACGCAGCATCCCATCGAGGTCAATCAGGGCAAGTTCCAGCTCGCCATTCGCGCTTGGGGGGCCGGCAATCCGCATCCACACTTCTCCTTCGTCCAGGATCTCTTCACCCATAACTACGTCCAGGCGGCTGAGGGGAAGGGCATGAACTACCCGCTCAAGCAGAGTGTGCCCGACCTGGGCGAGCTGGATCTAGAGGAGATGGTGGTGGCCTCGGCTGAGGGGCTGGATGAGGCAGCCCAGAAGGAGACTGTGACCAAGCTGGCGCTGGCCTTCAACAAGTTGTTGCCCATCGTCCCGCTGTGGGAGCGCTACGGTAACAATCCGGCTCTGGATGGCGTGCGCGTCACTGGCTGGCCACCTGAGGGTGATCCGATTTATAAAAACAGCCCTTACAGTGACAGCTTTGTTATCATCATGATCCTGGACGGGCGTCTCCGCCCGGTGGCCAAATAA